Within the Nicotiana tabacum cultivar K326 chromosome 11, ASM71507v2, whole genome shotgun sequence genome, the region GAAAGTTAGTTTGATAGagaaaatatcaaattaaaattTAGAATTTGATTGGTTTAATAAATTTGAGTTTTTGAAAATTGTACAAGTTTTATTGAAATAGAAGGATGCCAAGTAAGTTTAAAGATATATCAATATGAAAATAATGTCATATAATTTCAAAAAGGAGAATATACTACCATTTGCGAACAAACTTATATTTAACTGGTGGTTGATTAAAGTAGGGCAAAATACAAAACTGGGCCGGTCGGTTAAATCTAATTGGGGGATTTGCATTTATACTCAGTTTTTGAGTCACAATTTAACTTAtatccgctttgcaaaaaaattgtaagcgtacccacttttcggGTAACTTCAGACATACGGAGCCTGAAGTAGCAAGAATTTATGTCTAAAGTTTGAACTTCACAATTTTTTGCCTGAAGTGTGACCTTATCAAAGTAAAACTTCAGATACTTTCGTCTGAAGTTTGGCCTAACTTGCAAAAGcaatcaattttttttagttcatacagcaaacttcagacaaattagtCTAAAGTTCTTCAGTTTGTtgtgcaaacttcagacaaattagtctgaagttcttccgtttgtagtgcaaacttcagactaatttgtagtgcaaacttcagacaaaatcagcttgttatatttgaaCTTCATATAATTTTTCCTGGCATGATAgttgcaaacttcagacaaaattTAACCTGGTAATGTCTGAAGTTTGGCCATGCAGTCCCAAACTTCAGTTGATGCTTCTTCGAGTTTTGACAATAAActcttgttttattatttacgTACTTTGTGTTGTTGTATTAATGTTTGAGAGGCAGTGGcaagtctttctttcttcttgATTTGTCGCTTTGGCCAATTTCCAGAAATGATAACATGTGTAACTTACAGGATACCATgtttgaaagagaaaagaagaagaagaggaggaagaaaggaCCGCATAGGTCGCAGGATCTGAAGTTGTCAAAATTAGGGTATAAGTTAAATGGGGGTgaccaaataggacgccccaTGTAATTTTTACAATCTAATTGGTAGCAATATAACTTTTTTATGGCCTAATCTTGTATCATTAGTTCATTACACTGTTGTGAAGAATGAAAAGTGTAAATTTTATCAACAATAATTAGTCATTAAGAGGCAATACTGTGGTTTAACTAATTGATAGGGAAATGAAGTATAAAATAGAACTAAGACGTAGTACATTTTTGTCTATTCAATTAATTAATTGATCAATCAACTAAATTTTTATCTCGAACAAATTTTCTCCTGTTCACTTCaactttttttattataaaaatgcatTTTTTTAACATAAATAATTCTTCGGAAAATTTAACAAAACTCATAACCTCATTGGATTTGTGAGGTTTAATCCTAGAAACAAAAGTAGAAATTAGATGCATTTTTTTGGGTGAACTTTATCAAGTTTTAATCCATCGggctaattaaataataatagcATATTGATTTATTCTCAACCTAAAATAACCATATAAGCCCTAAAACTAAGAAGTAACTTCACTTTTTTTTTCAGAAATAAGAAAGACTTGGTCTTAACCAACCAGACAAGAAATGATTAGGTGGGTAAATCATTAAGCATTTGCCTATGACTCTATCCTTATCATAAACTAATAAAACTTTCATTAATTTATCCGTAAAAAAATATTCTTCGATGTAACCAATTAAACCTTAATAACATTAAGCAAAACAAAAATTAACATAAATTTCCAACAAAGAATAGTTCAAAAACAAAAGCATTGACCAGAAAGTCTTAAACCGAAAAACTTTCGGCCTCTAGCATCTTAACGTGTGTAGTTGTCATATTTAATAACGCGGTTGTCTTTTTCCCTACGCATTTTTTTCCTTAACCCTACCAACTTGCTCCCTACCACCCCATGCATTTCATATTTGCATATACCTAACTAGAGGCACCCATGATTTGAGCACAACTGGGCATCACTGTCTTTTTAACATAGATATATAAGCTAGTAGCGATAAGATTTAGCGTGCTAAAGCGTGCTAACTCCTTAAAAATTTAATGATTATGAGTCAGTGATCAAAAAATatcttttaaaatatcaaaaacttaCTCAAATATCTTTTAAATGTAGTtagatgatttttttttcttgggGAGAAATTTAGCTCACTAGATTATTGATGACATAATTTAAATAGTGGCataaaaaatggtcatttttgcaAATGCCACATAATATGACTGAGTCAGTGTCTACCTCTGCCAAACTACATATATATACACCCCCCTGTACTCCTACCAACCCCAACAATATAAACCCCACAAACAATcaaaagaatatcaaaaaacAACTACCCTTTATCCATTTCTCTACATTCTTCTCCAACAAGTACAAAAACACACAAACAAACAGGAAACAAAAGGCAATTGCAACAAcaggaagaagaaaaacagaatAATTGTTTTTGTTTGATTCAGAAAATGGGGACAGAGAGCTGGTCTTTAATAGGAAGGCTAAAGAGGGCAGTAAAAAAGATAACTTTTTTGCTGAATCTTGATATGAATAAATGGAAGTTAATATCATCTTTGATTGGATCATCTTCAAGAAGACATCAATTGAATTTCAAAGAGAAGAAGTTGCAAAAACAACCAACTGGATTGAATGTAATATGTTTTGAGAATGATGATTTGAGTCCAAATAATTCAGGTACAGGTTCTAATTCATTTAAAGGACTTCAAAGAACTATGAGTTATCCATCATCAGAAGATGATATTGATAAAAGAGCTGAAATGTTTATAGCTAATTTCTATaagcaacttaaacttgaaaggCAAATTTCTTTGGAGTTACGTTATTGTAGAGGGCATAGTTTTGGATCTTCGCCATCTCCATGAGAAGCGAGCAGAGGCGGATTCAAGATTTTAATTTGATGGATTCAAACTTCTGCGTTCTTTGAATATATgagttcaaaactcaaatattatattcaatatttttcatatatatatggATATTGTGAAGAAAGGATGGAGAAGGCAGGGAAGAGTCTTGTTAAGATGATCTCCATTGCAAAAACTTGTAAGACAAAGCATACAGTTTTTTCATTTGtatgctttctttctttttttttttggggattggggggggggggggggctgctCTTGTTGGGTTGATGAATTTTTTGTAGATTCTTTAAGGTGTGAATTTTTTTCTCTTAATCATGTACATTGTACAGATGAAAGTATACATGAACATTGAATAAAGGTCAAATTTTTTGGCTTCTTGTTGGGTTGAAGAAATCTGCGTAAATTCTTTAAGgtgtgaatttttaaaaaaatttctctTAATCGTGTACATTGTACATATGACAGTATATATGAAGATTGAATAAAGGTCAAATTTTTTGACAGTATTATGTAGCTTGTTGAATTTAGCATTTTACAAAATTATGCTTTTTATTTCGATTTACTGATCCAACAATTGTAAATGGCATGTTAATGGCTAACTTCGCGTATTGGAAAAGAGTTGTAGATTTTCTAGCCTCCGTGGATATCATTCAAATTAGTAAAAGAGAATCGGGTGACTTCATCGATATAATAAGAAAAAAGGCAgattcaagaaaattttaaagCTAATGTACGTCATAGAATAGGCTAGGATTTGAAATACAGAAGTTTCATTTGCATTGTACATA harbors:
- the LOC107806891 gene encoding uncharacterized protein LOC107806891, which produces MGTESWSLIGRLKRAVKKITFLLNLDMNKWKLISSLIGSSSRRHQLNFKEKKLQKQPTGLNVICFENDDLSPNNSGTGSNSFKGLQRTMSYPSSEDDIDKRAEMFIANFYKQLKLERQISLELRYCRGHSFGSSPSP